The Pseudomonadota bacterium genome includes a window with the following:
- a CDS encoding GTP-binding protein, translating into MSRVDSRDNDQRIPITLLSGFLGSGKTTMINHLLSDPNAGKIAVIVNEFGEIGIDGDLISRASEDMLELTNGCICCAAQGDLMDGLNKLFMRKVGLAEPKIDFDKIVIETTGIADPSPLAKLLYTDLKLDLTFKLDAVLTVVDLKHVEAEIKNSVEAQKQIAIADKIIFNKRDMVDDAAFARAASVVGALNPYSRKEVTSFGVLAVDKIVDLDLFDPKNRDDAVGEWLGSTDNEADDVHRHTPNVSAVCLQDSRIMDWNLVLRFFYELTQELGDDLYRVKGLVQFDNVDKPVIIQGVQGTFSPPTYADTWPRGEPETRMVIIGRGLNKADLEARFATCILKQHTVLDRGSGAI; encoded by the coding sequence ATGTCTCGGGTAGATTCACGGGACAACGACCAACGCATACCGATCACGTTGCTGAGCGGCTTTCTTGGCTCTGGCAAGACGACCATGATCAACCACTTGTTGAGCGATCCGAACGCCGGAAAAATTGCCGTTATCGTCAATGAATTCGGCGAAATAGGCATCGATGGTGATCTGATATCGCGCGCCTCTGAGGATATGTTGGAGCTGACGAACGGCTGCATCTGTTGCGCCGCCCAGGGCGATTTGATGGATGGCCTCAACAAACTGTTCATGCGCAAGGTGGGCTTGGCCGAGCCGAAGATTGACTTTGATAAAATCGTCATCGAAACAACTGGCATTGCGGATCCGTCCCCCCTCGCCAAACTGCTTTACACGGATTTGAAACTCGATCTGACGTTTAAGCTCGATGCGGTATTGACGGTTGTCGATCTCAAGCACGTGGAAGCCGAGATCAAAAACTCGGTCGAGGCGCAAAAGCAGATTGCCATCGCTGACAAGATTATTTTTAACAAACGCGACATGGTGGACGACGCGGCGTTCGCCCGCGCAGCTTCGGTAGTGGGCGCGCTTAATCCTTATTCACGTAAAGAAGTCACGTCTTTTGGTGTGCTGGCGGTCGATAAAATTGTCGATCTGGATCTGTTTGATCCGAAAAATCGCGACGATGCGGTAGGCGAATGGCTCGGCAGCACGGACAATGAGGCGGATGACGTTCACCGCCACACCCCAAACGTCAGCGCGGTTTGCTTGCAGGATTCCCGTATCATGGACTGGAATTTGGTGCTGCGATTTTTTTACGAACTAACCCAAGAACTTGGCGATGATCTCTATCGTGTCAAAGGGCTGGTGCAATTCGACAATGTCGATAAGCCGGTCATCATACAGGGTGTTCAAGGCACTTTCAGCCCGCCAACCTATGCCGACACCTGGCCGCGCGGCGAGCCCGAAACCCGTATGGTTATCATCGG